The genomic stretch ATTGCCCCAGTGATAAGTAAGCAGAACATAACTGTGGGAAGTTGGGGTGTGGTATATGTGAACTGGAGTATAAAAGTATGCAGTTTTGGTCTTCTTAGAACAGTCCTAGAAGTGTATTACTGTCTTGCTCCtcttctgctgttcttgctttgctttggttAATCTCTCACCTTTCTAATTTCTTTGTAAGTGCTCGCAAAACTTCCTTCAGGAAGTTTTGTCCTGTAAAGATTAGAAACAAAAAGGTCTTGAATGTTGAGCTGGAAATGCTGGTGGGCTTTAGACTTGACAATGTTTAAATTATATGAAGATCACAAAAAATATCTTTTGAGCATTTTACAAATAACAGCAAAGACTGCTGAATGAGAAATGCCTGGacaaaaaaaacttcaaatGAAAGATGTTTGGGTATAACATGCTGTCTGTATTGATGCCTGTCAAGTTTTTGAATTCGTGTAATGAAAGGCTTTTGTTACCTTTTGCTGTGTAAAATACTTCTGTTTCTTAATAGGTTAGTAAAGGGTGATCCAGCTGCATTTTTACCTATCATCAGCTATTGTTTTACATCTTTTTCAACTTGCATAGCAGAGCTTCTGGTAAAGTGTGATGTGGAACTGACAGCAAAGAGTGACTTGCGTTTTATCGAAGCTGTTTATAAGGTACCTCTTCATGTTCTTTGCAAAAGAAACGTGGGTTTGACTATAACTTCACAAAAATTAAACACCTACTATGAGTTTTACTAGAAAGTGAAAATTTTTGGCAATGAACATGAATTTTAGTTCTGTTAGGATTTAAGATGAGTACTAAGTCACTGTGTGCAAGTGTTtagattttaatgaaaataagcaTGTGTGTCGTTAgccaaattttaattttgagaCAGTTGCAGAAACAGTAATATTGTTAGATGTTAGTTTTGAAGAATACAGAAATGTTTATTGGACAAAAAGATTTATAGAAGTGACCTTGGCAGAAATCTTaaccaccaaaaaaatcacATGAAACTCAAAAAACTGTAATGAAAGCGCAGTTAAGAAATGCAgctattttaaaacactgtgcCATTTTAATATATAAAGTTGAATACTTAAATGTTTATAAATTGGAATCAAATTCTTAACTGATTGAAAATCACTTTGAACTATTCTTAAAATATACATGAGCATATTTTTATGAAAGGTGGATTGATGAATTAAGAAATAGTGGCTTATTCAGACTAGTTTTCCATCTGAGGGACTGCTTTACAGAGGGGTTCTGTGGGAGATTTACTTTGCCCTCTGATGCATTTGCTGAGATTAATACAACTTTTTATTGTGCATTCACTTTAAAAAGCTTTTGGTTTAAGTTTTTTAGTATTAATTTCTGTAGTCATTTGTTTCATGTATCTTAAGACTGTGAGTTAAAGTTTAGAAGAGTGATGTGATTGAAAGAGGAGATATGTTTTAAGGCTTTCCTTTCTGGAAGAGGAGGTATGTTTAAAGCCTAGGTAGAAGAAACAGCTATATATatctttaaatatataaaaataatcaaatgaGAAAAGGCTTAACTGCTGAAGTGCATAATGCAAGAAAAGATTGTAGTAAAATAAGAATACGGGCATGCCATTTCTACAGCAAATTGTGAGGTGATTTTGAAAGTGtagtaaattcttttttttttgcagtttcttCGAGATCAATTTCAGTATAAACCAATTTTAACAAAAGAGCAGTTTCTTCAGTGTGGCTTTGcggaaagaaaaatgcaaattgtTTGTGACATTATTAACTGTGTGGTGAAGAAACATAAGGAGTTGAGTAACTCTGTTAAGGTACTGATCAAATGGTTACTTTTATTGTAAGTTTCTTTTGACTTCCTTGATGCTGCAGATAAACTGGCCTTCAGCTTCTGTTTGAAGATGCAGCATTGCTCATGGACCAAATAATGGAAAATTAGTATGAAGTTCCATTGTAAAATTCTTGAATGCTTTCATTCAAGACATGAAGCTGCCAATACTTcgtagtattaaaaaaaaatattagaatgAAAATAAGTCTAATACTTGGTGTCTTTACAGTAAGTGATGCATTTTCTTTTGCACTTCTTGATACAGTGAACATGTGAATCAATAAACTTTTCAGATGAATTTAAAGGCAAAGCAAAATGATCTGATATGTTGAAGTTCCTTAACAATTTAAACATGACACTTGTATTTGTTTCTCAAATCTGATTATTTTTATCAATGATACTTGTAATGgcatttttttaatcagtgttTGTTGTGTATCAGTCTCTGCTTTAATGAAAGCAATTACCAGTCTTTATGTTTTACaggattttgtttcctttgagTTTATAACAAGTCTTCAGGACTTCTGTGTACTTAATTTGTCAGTTTTGAAGACATAACtacatttttttgtatttgttttactTTCAAGTCTGGTGCAAGTTGTCTTTTCTATTATAAAACCAGCTTTGATGCAACCTAGCATAGCCATTAATGAGTGTAAAAGTATGGCATTTACTTCTGGGTTTGTGTTCTCTATAAATTTGggtcatatttaattttttttagacaTTATTGTACTACAGAGGTTTAAATGTGTTTGTGTCTGTGTGCCATGAAATATTCCTGACTGTCAGTGATGGTGGTAGAAAGTGGGGTGTGGAATCCTGAAAATTTTCCTgtgttattttcttctgttcacTTTGGAGGTTAAATCccaaatgaggaaaaaagtcaGACCTTTTAAATCTGAAGTATGGTCAAATTGTGGTAAAGGTCTTGCTGATCCTAGTGGCAGTGCTCTGAATCCCAGACAggtatgaaaataatttttatgtttATGTCTGAAGGTTACTCTCATTTGTAGCAACTCAGGCTTGTGCTGAAATTTTTGCTTTCGTTTAGATTTTAATGCTTAATCAAACCAGTTTTGAGGTGGgctgatgtttgtttgtttttccccaaaGTATGGTTGGCTGAAATAATAACTGGAATACAGAGGATGTTGCCTCTCTTTTACTGAGTAGTTGATTTCAAAGTCTTGGTGGTAATGACCTAGTGCTGTTGTTTGTGCTATATTTGAATTATATTAAGTGTAAGGgacagcaatggaaaaaaataaagtcggACAAAGAAGCTATATTGTGTTTGAAGAGTGAAGTGTGCTTGGCCTAATGTGTTTTCAACACAGCTTTCATAACACTTTTTGCTCTTTTGTAAGAATCTGTTCAGCAAAGATTTCATAATGTAGCATTGCTCTTGGCTTTGGTTTTACAAAGGTGAGATGATTATGCATTGAGTAAAAATAATTATACATTATGCTACTCTTGACATGTGAAGGAGGCAGCTTTCCTAATATTTTCTGCTAAAAGAGTGCAGAATAAAAATGTAGAAAACTTTTAGGACTATGGCTGTCTGTTAATAGGTGGTGATTTCTATTTATAaggaaaatactgcttttatcaaggaaaacttcacaaatAAAGTATTTGGAATGGCTTCTCTGTCTCTTCTAGTTGTTTAATAGTAGCAGTGAATGGGGATAGATATGTGTGTTTTAAGAATACCCTAGTAGAGCAGAGTTTTAGCTTAACTAAAACATCGAGGAATCTGTACATGTTAAGATGCTGCACAGAACTAGTAATTGCACATTGTTAATCattaagtattttattttgttttgtgacAGTATCATAGGATTTAATCCACCTAGAAAGAATTGCaaaatttctttgttttctttaaggGAATCCTTCAAAGGAAACTAATGTGTACCTCGTAGGGCTATTTTGCTGACAGTTGTCAAGAAGAAGGGAGAATTCTAATCTTCCTAGCTaaacttttttccttaatgtttTAATCATGGTTTTGATGTTGGAACTGTCTATACATATGCATTTCACTGTATGTAGTAACATATTTTCCAATCCACACTTAGAAATCTAACAGGCCTTACATTAAGGGAAGACATTAATGTCTTCATTACTGTTTATGGAGAGGAAACAAGGTACACAGTATATATGGTGAAGTGTGTGcatatttattttacagttcCTTCAAGtctgtatgattttttttttaattaaactgcCTGCTGTTGCTTTCTGTATTTTGCAACCAGCTTGGATAAGATAGTTGGATTTAAATAAGTATTAAAATAATAGATTCTATGTGTCATTACTTGGCTAATGAATTGAAATATTCTTGTAATGAAAAACACCAGCAGTttgttgattttgttttgtttgttttttaacataCTCAAAAGAAGCCTCTAGTCGAACGGCACTCAGGAAATGAAGTTAGTGGTGACCTTCATCCACTACCCcttccagcacagggagggaatgaGGAAGAATTGTGCCTAGATCATGATATTGTGGAAGTTAAATGTGAACAGGTAAGAACTTCTATTTTAAGATGCTGTCTACATGTATTCTTAACCTTTTTTTACAGGATTTTTCTAAAGGGATAAAGGTTTTTACATTATAGTTATACTTCAGGAGCATGCAGCTGATAGTTACTTAATAAGTGTATTGAAAAagttggaaaaaagaaaagtcagtTAAATTGTACTGTCTCTTTCAAGACACAGTTCTGTCAACAGCTTCTTTTAAAAGCTGAGTTCCCTGAATAGGCATATTTTGGtaattctggaagaaaaataattttataatgtAGCAGGATGTGGTTACTGAACTTGAAGATTGCACTTAATTTGTTTGATCAAATGATGAATTGTATCTGTTTTGAAATTAGAGGACATGTTCTTATTGATATTTTCAGGTCATAGAAGATAATTTACAAATTGAGTTTTTAAAGAACCAGCTTGCAGATTTCCAGGAAAAGCTTCGTAAGCTAGATTGGATGGAAGATAAGCTACAAGTCTTAGAAGAGAAACTGCAAGGAAAGGTGATCATAGATGAGAAGGACTGGAATAACCTATTGAATCGGGTTTTGCTTCTTGAAACAGAACTGTTGTTACAATCCAAAAAGGTATGCTAACTTCTTGTAATTGTATAACAGAAATTGCCCAGACACAATCTTGTTGGTTTGTTTCTGCCCTCCCTGCCTCTCgatgtatttttttcactgGTTTTAAAGGCATGGTCTGAATGGAAGTGCTGTTTATGAAGTTgatggtatttttttcttaactgtTAAATTCTGTTTTCCCATACTCTGTGAACCAAAGCTCTCCATTGGAAACTGTTTCTTTGTAGAAATATATTCTCATTAGTAATGATTCAGTGTCATTTTGTTTACTACTGAAGTTATAGAAGGAAGTTCTCGAACATAGAGTCTTCATTCTATACAACTGACAAAAATAGATGGCATTCACAGTGGAAAATGCAGGGTTAATCAAAAAGTTAATTCTTATTTTAGTCCTGTTTTTAATTTGTGGGTCCTTGAAATTTCTACCCTAAtcaatgggtttttttctcctatttccACTCTCTTCCCCCACTTCCTATTTCTTGTCATTTATCTtcattgcatttttaaatgtatgAAAGCACTACAGTTGTGGTGTGGCTACATTTGGCATAGCAAGTAAAGCCTCTTGTTGCATTAAGACTCTGGGTTATTTTTCATGCCGCTGAAAGGTCCTTGTGTGCACTTTATGTAATTTGATATATGTACACATGTAAATATTTTGAGTTGCAGTGACCCATAGCATCACTTTGAAATTAATCACATGATCCAAAAACTGTATTCTCACATGCACCTTGTGTATCCTTCAGATACTGTCAGATGCTTTCCAGAAGTTGAGAACCCTTGTGGAAAATAGTTGATCGGTGTTGTGTTTTTCTCTGCAGTTGTAAAACTGCTGAATTTATTCATAACCAGAAGCTCTGTGCATGTTGCTGACCCCACAAATTTGAAAATGTTGCTAATATTTGTATACAAGACATGTTTTACTGTGTGCCTTGAAAGTGTGGTGGTTATGCAAAGTTTTGAAATGGACAGGTGTTCAGACTGATCACTAGATTATTTCTAAAAGCTGTAGCTCAGTTAGTAAGGATGGATATTCTcagacactttaaaaaaaagtagtagCTCAAGTAATTTACTATCTGAATTGAGATTCTTATGGATCAGTAGACATATGTCCAAATAATACCACCAATGataatggttttttttctggcagcagTCTCAAGAGGCTTTCAGGTGAACAGCCACAGATAGTTTTTCTCCTGTTTCAAATGTATTCTTTTCAGGAAATTATTGTAGCACATGGGAAAGCTTGGTTTCAGACTAGATTTGTTCTTAATTTTTGTAAATTTGGTTTATTACTGCTTCAGTAATTTGTTTATTGCAGTTGTTCGTATGGTTGGAATAGTATTTGGAAAATACTCTCAAAAATACTGCTCAGAAATTTCCAGTGAGATAATTATATTTCTGTACTGCATGTTACTGAAAGAATTCACCTGCACAAACAAGTTAAATTATAGTTTCTGTGTGGCATTGTTGCTGGTCTTTTTTCAAAGCAAAGTTAACTGGttttacatatataaatatataggaCTGTTTATATATGTATAGTCTCCAAAACGAACTGTTTTGCAATAGACGTTTGAAAACTGCTAAGAAATAATCCGTCGGGCCAcagaatttctgcttttttgtttCATGAAATTGGATCCAAGTCATGTTTCACACATACAGAACAATTCAGAATTACTCCTCTCTTACTTTTCAGGGAAATTTTGGCGTCTAGCCAACATAGCAAAAGCACTCTAAGATCTGTCTCTTGCTGTTGTCAAAGTAGCAGCAGCTGTGCATTTAGCTCTGGGAAAGTCTGAAAGCTACCAAATCCATTTCAATGAAAGGAATTGAACATAGTCAGTGCAGACtctatttttgtatttgttaaGAGATAGACATTATTGcagtttttttccattgttaTACAATACTTACTATTTCTCCCTCATTCATTTATTTGAGTATAGTATTCCCCTGTTAGCCTATGTAGTTGATTCACAATACAAAGTGACATATTTTAAAGACTGAGATGTCAAACCATAATGATAACTCATTGGTAAAAAAAGTCTGGTTGTTTTTTGAGTGTTGcatttttttactttgaaattAGAAAGGTGAACTCAAAAATACTATTGTTTCCTTCCTTATGAACAACCTTTTTAAAGTTAGATTGATTTAAACTGAGAACATTTCTTAAAAGAGCCCTCTCTCATTTAGGAGCCTGGGAAACTAGCTTAAAATAGCCTTCTGAGTTCCAGGCATTTAAGTGGAGTGAATTTGAGT from Aphelocoma coerulescens isolate FSJ_1873_10779 chromosome 4, UR_Acoe_1.0, whole genome shotgun sequence encodes the following:
- the CEP44 gene encoding centrosomal protein of 44 kDa isoform X1 is translated as MATGDLNGSLRKIEQGLRLLNYPRDVDYTVLVKGDPAAFLPIISYCFTSFSTCIAELLVKCDVELTAKSDLRFIEAVYKFLRDQFQYKPILTKEQFLQCGFAERKMQIVCDIINCVVKKHKELSNSVKVKSQMRKKVRPFKSEVWSNCGKGLADPSGSALNPRQKPLVERHSGNEVSGDLHPLPLPAQGGNEEELCLDHDIVEVKCEQVIEDNLQIEFLKNQLADFQEKLRKLDWMEDKLQVLEEKLQGKVIIDEKDWNNLLNRVLLLETELLLQSKKRDLPKEFSNINQESTSRSIPVSLDTERNEEMPESHLQSSGCSSLLSTDQSPKDMTINSRDLTDISKETIRQRMEKISKIIEETFKLLKTASPHLGLPESTGLQTWSLQTYGYQK
- the CEP44 gene encoding centrosomal protein of 44 kDa isoform X3: MATGDLNGSLRKIEQGLRLLNYPRDVDYTVLVKGDPAAFLPIISYCFTSFSTCIAELLVKCDVELTAKSDLRFIEAVYKFLRDQFQYKPILTKEQFLQCGFAERKMQIVCDIINCVVKKHKELSNSVKVKSQMRKKVRPFKSEVWSNCGKGLADPSGSALNPRQKPLVERHSGNEVSGDLHPLPLPAQGGNEEELCLDHDIVEVKCEQVIEDNLQIEFLKNQLADFQEKLRKLDWMEDKLQVLEEKLQGKVIIDEKDWNNLLNRVLLLETELLLQSKKRDLPKEFSNINQESTSRSIPVSLDTERNEEMPESHLQSSGCSSLLSTDQSPKDMTINSRDLTDISKN
- the CEP44 gene encoding centrosomal protein of 44 kDa isoform X2, with amino-acid sequence MATGDLNGSLRKIEQGLRLLNYPRDVDYTVLVKGDPAAFLPIISYCFTSFSTCIAELLVKCDVELTAKSDLRFIEAVYKFLRDQFQYKPILTKEQFLQCGFAERKMQIVCDIINCVVKKHKELSNSVKVKSQMRKKVRPFKSEVWSNCGKGLADPSGSALNPRQPLVERHSGNEVSGDLHPLPLPAQGGNEEELCLDHDIVEVKCEQVIEDNLQIEFLKNQLADFQEKLRKLDWMEDKLQVLEEKLQGKVIIDEKDWNNLLNRVLLLETELLLQSKKRDLPKEFSNINQESTSRSIPVSLDTERNEEMPESHLQSSGCSSLLSTDQSPKDMTINSRDLTDISKETIRQRMEKISKIIEETFKLLKTASPHLGLPESTGLQTWSLQTYGYQK